From Oryza sativa Japonica Group chromosome 4, ASM3414082v1, one genomic window encodes:
- the LOC107280670 gene encoding ABC transporter G family member 5-like gives MGGMEKGGCEVEARGINHHIRIPIPIPKRAHPLMMMKIWSREEDEDEQQPPTTTTTRHVLRNVSCRARPGELLAIVGPSGAGKSTLLEILAGRLHPSPLPDQLLLNGAPATTADLRRVSAYVTQRDVLFPLLTVRETLRFSARLRLGARNDIDARVDALIHDLTLARVADTRVKDLSGGERRRVSIGVEAVHDPAVLILDEPTSGLDSASALHIVGALRAMADTRRRTVLLSIHQPGARIVKMFDSVLLLAGGCALHHGTVDALRSLLASAGLALPPHVDTVEFSIDSVDALRRRSAAEARDRCTLQQLFQLHKEDVEMEMEMEIEKKSRYANSWAREVGVLAQRFFKNVARTRQLFACRTVCMLVAGLALGSIFYDLGEEKVAERVGLFAFLLTFLLSSTTEALPIFLQEREILAKETSSGAYRVSSYAVANAVVFLPFQLALAVVFAAPVYWMAGLRRTAAAFGYFVVLVWLILYTANSVVVCFAAAAPDFVVGNAAIQGVMGSFFLFSGYFIARSAMPSCWVFMHYLSLFKWPFEALLVNEFAGGGRCVARVMGACVATGDEVLRREGLGDECRWRNVGVMLGFVAAYRLLGYAVLRARCTLALRPRPSRPTRGLMSTGSSPSSTSPS, from the coding sequence ATGGGGGGCATGGAGAAAGGTGGTTGCGAGGTGGAGGCTCGGGGCATCAACCACCACATCCGCATCCCCATCCCCATTCCCAAGCGCGCTCACCCTCtcatgatgatgaagatatgGAGcagggaggaagacgaagacgagcagcagccgcccaccaccaccaccacccgccacGTTCTCCGCAACGTCTCCTGCCGCGCCCGccccggcgagctcctcgccaTCGTGGGCCCCAGCGGCGCCGGCAAGTCCACCCTCCTCGAGatcctcgccggccgcctccaccccTCCCCGCTTCCCGACCAGCTCCTCCTCAACGGCgcccccgccaccaccgccgacctACGCCGCGTCTCCGCCTACGTCACCCAGCGCGACGTCCTCTTCCCGCTCCTCACCGTCCGCGAGACGCTCCGCTTCagcgcccgcctccgcctcggcgcCCGCAACGACATCGACGCCCGTGTCGACGCCCTCATCCACGACCTCACCCTCGCCCGCGTCGCCGACACCAGGGTCAAGGACCTctccggcggcgagcgacgccGCGTCTCCATCGGCGTCGAGGCAGTCCACGACCCCGCGGTTCTCATCCTCGACGAGCCCACCTCTGGCCTCGACAGCGCCTCCGCCCTGCACATCGTCGGCGCCCTCCGCGCCATGGCCGACACTCGCCGCCGCACGGTGCTGCTCAGCATCCACCAGCCCGGCGCGCGCATCGTCAAGATGTTCGACTCCGTCCTCCTGCTCGCCGGTGGCTGCGCCCTCCACCACGGCACCGTCGACGCCCTCCGCTCCCTGCTCGCCTCCGCGGGCCTCGCGCTGCCCCCGCACGTCGACACCGTCGAGTTCTCCATCGACTCCGTCGAcgcgctccgccgccggagcgccgccgaggCACGCGACCGGTGCACGCTGCAGCAGCTGTTCCAGCTGCACAAGGAGGacgtggagatggagatggagatggagattgAGAAGAAGAGCCGGTACGCCAACAGTTGGGCGCGCGAGGTGGGCGTGCTGGCGCAGCGCTTCTTCAAGAACGTGGCGCGGACGCGGCAGCTGTTCGCGTGCCGCACGGTGTGCATGCTGGTGGCCGGCCTGGCGCTGGGGTCCATCTTCTACGACCTCGGGGAGGAGAAGGTGGCGGAGCGCGTCGGCCTCTTCGCCTTCCTCCTCACCTTCCTGCTGTCGTCCACCACGGAGGCGCTGCCCATCTTCCTGCAGGAGCGGGAGATCCTGGCCAAGGAGACGTCGTCGGGCGCGTACCGCGTGTCGTCTTACGCGGTGGCGAACGCGGTGGTGTTCCTGCCGTTCCAGCTGGCGCTGGCCGTGGTGTTCGCGGCGCCGGTGTACTGGATGGCGGGGCtccggaggacggcggcggcgttcggctACTTCGTGGTGCTGGTGTGGCTGATCCTGTACACGGCGAACTCGGTGGTGGTGtgcttcgcggcggcggcgccggacttCGTGGTGGGGAATGCGGCGATACAGGGGGTGATGGggtccttcttcctcttctccggcTACTTCATCGCGCGGTCGGCGATGCCGTCGTGCTGGGTGTTCATGCACTACCTGTCGCTGTTCAAGTGGCCGTTCGAGGCGCTGCTGGTGAACGAGTTCGCGGGCGGGGGGAGGTGCGTGGCGCGGGTGATGGGCGCCTGCGTGGCCACCGGAGACGAGGTGCTGCGCCGGGAGGGGCTCGGCGACGAGTGCCGGTGGCGCAACGTGGGCGTCATGCTGGGATTCGTCGCCGCGTACCGCCTGCTCGGCTACGCCGTGCTCAGGGCAAGGTGCACCCTTGCGCTCAGGCCCAGGCCCAGCAGGCCCACCCGGGGCCTCATGAGCACCGGATCCTcgccgtcgtctacctccccCTCCTGA
- the LOC136356131 gene encoding ras-related protein RABC1 — protein MDSSSSSSSTQAQSQPDFDYLFKLLLIGDSGVGKSSLLLRFTSDSFEDLSPTIGVDFKVKMVNTGGKKLKLAIWDTAGQERFRTLTSSYYRGAQGIIMVYDVTRRETFTNLSDIWAKEIDLYSTNQDCIKMLVGNKVDKESERAVTKKEGIEFAREYGCLFLECSAKTKVNVEQCFEELVLKILDTPSLLADASSGAKKNIFKQKPPEADAAASSCC, from the exons ATGGATTCTTCGTCTTCATCGTCGTCCACCCAGGCGCAGAGCCAGCCGGATTTTGATTACCTCTTTAAGCTGCTCCTCATCGGCGACTCGGGCGTCGGCAAGAGCAGTCTCCTCCTCCGCTTCACCTCCGACTCTTTCGAGGATCTCTCGCCCACCATAG GTGTCGACTTCAAGGTCAAGATGGTTAACACCGGTGGCAAAAAACTCAAGCTTGCCATCTGGGACACAG CTGGACAGGAGCGATTTAGAACCTTGACCAGCTCATACTACAGAGGTGCACAGGGTATTATTATGG TGTACGATGTCACTCGACGGGAAACATTCACCAATCTTTCTGACATATGGGCTAAGGAAATTGACCTCTATTCTACAAACCAGGATTGTATTAAGATGCTTGTCGGAAACAAAGTTGACAAG GAAAGTGAGAGAGCTGTGACAAAAAAAGAGGGCATTGAATTTGCCAGGGAATACGGGTGTTTATTTCTAGAATGCAGTGCTAAAACCAAAGTGAATGTTGAACAATGCTTTGAGGAACTCGTCCTGAAG ATATTGGACACACCAAGCCTCTTGGCTGATGCTTCCTCAGGTGCGAAGAAGAACATCTTCAAGCAGAAGCCGCCAGAAGCCGATGCTGCCGCTAGCAGCTGCTGTTAA